A stretch of the Fusobacterium varium genome encodes the following:
- the tnaA gene encoding tryptophanase has protein sequence MAVKYIPEPFRIKMVEPIKMLTREERIQKIKEANYNLFNLKGADVYIDLLTDSGTNAMSHDQWSGVMRGDEAYAGASSYFKLVDAGKDIFNYGFIQPVHQGRAAEKVLFPTFLSPGKFAISNMFFDTTRAHVILAGARPIDCVIEEAKDPSHRCKFKGNMDVEKMEKIILEKGPENIGLIVMTITNNSAGGQPVSMKNIRETSEICKKYGIPFNIDAARYAENAYFIKRDEEGYQNKSIKDIIRETFSYADMFTMSAKKDTIVNMGGLIGVKDPESPLILKIKANCISYEGFFTYGGLGGRDLEALAIGLYEGIDEDYLKYRNGQMEYLASRLDDAGIAYQAPIGGHGAFIDAKAMFPQIPYNEYPGQVLAIELYIEAGIRTCDIGSYMLGNDPDTGEQLKADFEFTRLAIPRRVYTQSHFDVMADAIIEVSKRAHEIKRGYKITWEPPILRHFQASLAPIEE, from the coding sequence ATGGCAGTAAAGTATATTCCAGAACCATTTAGAATTAAAATGGTAGAACCAATCAAAATGCTTACTAGAGAGGAAAGAATTCAAAAAATCAAGGAAGCAAACTATAATTTATTTAATCTTAAAGGTGCAGATGTTTATATTGACCTTCTAACAGATTCTGGAACAAATGCAATGAGCCATGATCAATGGTCAGGAGTTATGCGTGGCGATGAAGCTTATGCAGGTGCTTCAAGTTATTTTAAATTAGTAGATGCTGGTAAAGATATATTCAATTATGGCTTTATTCAACCAGTTCACCAAGGGCGTGCTGCTGAAAAAGTTCTGTTTCCTACATTTTTAAGTCCAGGAAAATTTGCTATTTCAAATATGTTTTTTGATACAACTCGTGCTCATGTAATTTTAGCTGGAGCCCGTCCAATAGATTGTGTAATTGAAGAAGCTAAAGATCCTTCTCATCGTTGTAAGTTTAAAGGTAATATGGATGTTGAAAAAATGGAAAAAATAATTCTTGAAAAAGGACCTGAAAATATAGGGTTAATTGTTATGACAATTACAAATAACTCTGCTGGTGGTCAACCTGTTTCTATGAAAAATATTAGAGAAACTTCAGAGATATGTAAAAAATATGGTATTCCATTTAATATTGATGCTGCTCGTTATGCTGAGAATGCTTATTTTATTAAAAGAGATGAGGAAGGTTATCAAAATAAATCAATAAAAGATATCATTAGAGAAACTTTCAGTTATGCTGATATGTTTACTATGTCCGCTAAAAAAGATACTATTGTAAATATGGGTGGACTTATAGGGGTTAAAGATCCTGAAAGCCCTCTTATTTTAAAAATAAAAGCTAATTGTATATCTTATGAAGGTTTCTTTACTTATGGCGGACTGGGAGGACGTGATTTAGAAGCCCTTGCTATAGGTCTTTATGAAGGAATTGATGAAGATTATTTAAAATATAGAAATGGACAAATGGAGTATTTAGCTTCTAGACTAGATGATGCTGGAATAGCTTACCAAGCTCCAATAGGGGGACATGGAGCATTTATAGATGCTAAAGCTATGTTCCCTCAAATTCCTTATAATGAATATCCAGGACAAGTCCTTGCAATTGAATTGTATATAGAAGCTGGAATAAGAACTTGTGATATTGGTTCTTATATGTTAGGAAATGACCCTGATACTGGGGAACAGTTAAAGGCAGACTTTGAATTTACTCGTCTAGCTATTCCCAGAAGAGTTTATACTCAATCTCATTTTGATGTAATGGCTGATGCTATCATAGAAGTAAGCAAAAGAGCTCATGAAATTAAACGTGGATATAAAATTACTTGGGAACCACCTATTCTTCGTCATTTCCAAGCTTCTCTTGCTCCAATAGAAGAATAG
- the ispF gene encoding 2-C-methyl-D-erythritol 2,4-cyclodiphosphate synthase, which produces MKYLNFITEFMRDGNSDIMIRIGNGYDVHILTEGRKLVLGGIEIPHTKGVLGHSDGDVLVHAVMDAMLGALALGDIGQHFPDTDMKYENIDSTILLKRVKELVAERGYKIINLDSIIVLQKPKVKPYIEAMRKRIAEVLEIDVEQVSIKATTEEKLGFTGDESGVKSYCVVLLEK; this is translated from the coding sequence ATGAAGTACTTGAATTTTATAACAGAATTTATGAGAGATGGGAATAGTGATATAATGATAAGAATTGGAAATGGATATGATGTACATATACTTACAGAAGGAAGAAAACTAGTACTTGGAGGAATAGAAATTCCTCATACTAAAGGGGTATTGGGACATTCTGATGGAGATGTATTGGTCCATGCAGTAATGGATGCAATGCTTGGAGCATTGGCTCTGGGAGATATAGGACAACATTTTCCTGATACAGATATGAAATATGAGAACATAGACAGTACTATACTTTTAAAAAGGGTAAAGGAATTGGTTGCTGAAAGAGGATATAAAATAATTAATCTTGATTCTATAATAGTTTTACAAAAGCCAAAAGTAAAACCATATATAGAAGCTATGAGAAAAAGAATTGCAGAAGTACTGGAAATAGATGTAGAACAGGTAAGTATAAAAGCTACTACTGAGGAAAAATTAGGCTTCACAGGAGATGAAAGTGGAGTAAAATCTTACTGTGTTGTACTTTTAGAAAAATAG
- a CDS encoding putative transcriptional regulator, whose protein sequence is MDLLNKIKDGISKYAETISQVINIDVEIMSKDLMRIAGTGRLKEKVGLDMAGESHVYEQVLKTGNTEIILSPREEEICQTCPSKYTCTEVLEISTPIMFNSEPIGVIGLICFDEKQKEEFISKKDSYIKFLQQIALFISSRVYEANEKIMIENNNKVLMNIVDRIPDSIIITNEHDKIELINEKGIALFKLTDYEHKLIVSPIKNFLDKKEFSLSYADISHDVVGDIIYFPKNMGRFRTLYIFQESEKFKTYLHQLNYNFSKEFIFNSQEMEAVYSKIRKVAKTISTVLITGESGTGKEVAAKAIHMNSNRADMPLVAVNCGAIPDTLMESEFFGYVKGAFTGANPKGKVGFFEQADKGTIFLDEIGDMPLSLQVKLLRVLQEKTISPVGSDKVKEIDIRIIAATNKNLEALVAEGKFREDLYYRLNVFPIDIPPLRERPKDIEDLTNFFIAKYSQLFNIPIRRLSNEVMSIFLSYSWPGNIRELKNITEYIINVLEERDLMITVKHLPPKLTNSLNIKEIKTLAEIEKEAIETLLLKYGRSSKDKVKVAETLDISLATLYRKLKLYSL, encoded by the coding sequence ATGGATTTATTAAATAAAATAAAAGATGGAATATCAAAGTATGCTGAAACTATTTCTCAAGTAATAAATATAGATGTGGAAATTATGAGCAAAGACCTCATGAGAATAGCAGGTACTGGAAGATTGAAAGAAAAAGTAGGACTTGATATGGCTGGAGAATCTCATGTCTATGAACAGGTTTTAAAAACTGGAAATACAGAAATCATTCTCTCTCCAAGAGAAGAGGAAATATGCCAAACCTGTCCTTCAAAATATACCTGTACAGAAGTATTGGAAATTTCTACTCCTATCATGTTTAATTCTGAACCTATTGGTGTTATAGGTTTGATATGTTTTGATGAAAAACAAAAAGAAGAGTTTATTTCAAAAAAAGATTCATATATAAAATTTTTACAGCAGATAGCTTTATTCATAAGTTCCAGAGTATATGAAGCCAATGAAAAAATAATGATAGAAAATAATAATAAAGTTCTTATGAATATAGTTGATAGAATTCCTGATTCTATTATTATAACTAATGAACATGATAAAATCGAGCTTATCAATGAAAAGGGAATAGCTCTTTTTAAACTTACAGACTATGAGCATAAACTTATAGTTTCACCTATAAAAAACTTTCTTGATAAAAAAGAATTTTCTCTTTCCTATGCTGACATTTCACATGATGTTGTAGGCGATATAATCTACTTTCCAAAAAATATGGGAAGATTTAGAACCTTGTATATATTTCAGGAATCTGAAAAATTTAAAACATATCTCCATCAATTAAACTATAATTTTTCTAAAGAGTTTATTTTTAATTCTCAGGAAATGGAAGCTGTATATTCAAAAATAAGAAAAGTTGCCAAAACAATATCAACTGTTCTCATTACAGGAGAAAGCGGAACTGGAAAAGAAGTGGCTGCAAAAGCTATTCATATGAACAGCAACAGAGCTGATATGCCCCTCGTTGCAGTCAATTGCGGAGCCATTCCAGATACTCTTATGGAAAGTGAATTTTTTGGATATGTAAAGGGAGCTTTTACAGGAGCAAATCCGAAAGGGAAAGTTGGATTTTTTGAACAGGCTGATAAAGGGACTATATTTTTAGACGAAATTGGAGATATGCCTTTATCTCTTCAAGTAAAACTTTTAAGAGTGCTTCAAGAAAAAACTATCTCTCCTGTTGGGTCTGATAAGGTAAAAGAAATAGATATAAGAATTATCGCTGCTACCAATAAAAATTTAGAAGCTCTTGTTGCTGAAGGTAAATTCAGAGAAGATCTCTATTATAGATTAAATGTTTTTCCAATAGATATTCCTCCATTGAGAGAAAGACCCAAAGATATAGAGGATTTAACAAATTTCTTCATTGCTAAATATTCTCAGCTTTTCAATATTCCTATAAGAAGGCTTTCTAATGAAGTTATGTCTATTTTTCTTTCTTACAGCTGGCCTGGAAATATAAGAGAACTGAAAAATATAACTGAATATATAATAAATGTGCTAGAAGAAAGAGATTTGATGATAACAGTAAAACATTTACCACCAAAGCTTACAAACTCTCTTAATATAAAGGAAATAAAAACTTTAGCTGAAATAGAAAAAGAAGCTATTGAAACTCTTCTTTTAAAATATGGTCGTTCTTCTAAGGATAAAGTTAAAGTAGCCGAAACTCTTGATATAAGTCTTGCTACCCTCTATAGAAAATTAAAATTATATAGTCTATAA
- a CDS encoding putative peptidase: MLTNERKEQIVEVLQNLIQRRSYSGEEKEVAEYIKKLCLEVGYDTVHIDKYGNVIGSVKGKYEGAKVLMDGHIDTVPVDEEKWTKKPFAGNIEDGKLYGRGTTDMKGAVCAMLLAGAYLAQDLKKEFAGEIFIAGVVHEECFEGVAAREISKYVKPDYVIIGEASQLNLKIGQRGRGEIVVETFGKPAHSANPEKGINAVYKMMKIIENIQKLPMTHHDTLGYGILELTDVKSSPYPGASVVPDYCRATYDRRLLVGETPESVLAPIQKLLDEMMKEDDTLKAKVSYAKGVEKCWTGATIEGERFFPGWLFEEKDEYVQKALKALKEIGQTPTITHYNFCTNGSHYAGEAGIKTIGYGPSRENLAHTIDEYIELDSLYNVTEGYYAILKAYLAK, from the coding sequence ATGTTGACTAATGAAAGAAAAGAACAGATAGTAGAAGTACTTCAAAACCTTATTCAAAGAAGAAGTTATTCAGGAGAAGAAAAAGAGGTAGCAGAATATATTAAAAAATTATGTCTTGAAGTAGGATATGACACTGTACATATAGATAAATATGGAAATGTTATTGGTTCTGTAAAGGGAAAATATGAAGGAGCAAAAGTACTTATGGATGGTCATATAGATACTGTTCCAGTAGATGAGGAAAAATGGACTAAGAAACCTTTTGCTGGAAATATAGAAGATGGAAAACTTTATGGAAGAGGAACTACTGATATGAAGGGAGCTGTGTGCGCAATGCTTTTAGCAGGAGCATACTTAGCTCAAGACCTTAAAAAAGAATTCGCTGGAGAAATATTCATTGCTGGTGTAGTTCATGAAGAATGTTTTGAAGGAGTTGCAGCAAGAGAAATAAGTAAATATGTAAAACCTGATTATGTAATAATAGGAGAAGCTTCTCAGCTTAATCTTAAAATAGGACAAAGAGGAAGAGGAGAAATAGTAGTAGAAACTTTTGGTAAACCAGCTCACTCAGCTAACCCAGAAAAAGGAATAAATGCAGTATATAAAATGATGAAGATAATTGAAAATATTCAAAAACTTCCAATGACTCACCATGATACACTAGGATATGGAATACTTGAATTAACAGATGTAAAATCATCTCCATATCCAGGAGCATCAGTAGTACCTGACTACTGCAGAGCTACTTATGACAGAAGACTTTTAGTAGGAGAAACTCCTGAAAGTGTACTTGCACCTATTCAAAAACTGCTGGATGAAATGATGAAAGAAGATGACACTCTGAAAGCAAAAGTATCATATGCAAAAGGAGTAGAAAAATGCTGGACAGGAGCAACAATAGAAGGGGAAAGATTCTTCCCGGGATGGCTGTTTGAAGAAAAAGATGAATATGTACAAAAAGCATTGAAAGCTTTAAAAGAAATAGGACAGACACCAACAATAACCCATTACAACTTCTGTACAAATGGGTCACACTATGCAGGAGAAGCAGGAATAAAAACAATAGGATATGGACCATCAAGAGAAAATCTGGCACATACAATAGATGAATATATAGAACTGGATAGTTTGTATAATGTAACTGAAGGATATTATGCAATTTTAAAAGCTTATTTGGCAAAGTAG
- a CDS encoding putative transporter: MAETREVWKSRKGFIFAAVGAAIGLGNLWRFPFQAYKNGGGAFFFPYIIALFTCAVPLMILEYQYGRKIRGGSTKAFRLLGKKYEWVGWVQVMVPIIVMMFYSTIISISIIFMFWSLGHAFGLINWMADPGKLMGMIVGGGNGPFDFAAGISKYLLGFVILVWLGNWIIVKKGISGGIEKCSNIFTPLLMIMMVAFMFNSIRLAGAKVGLNALFTPDFTKILNPSIWVAAYAQVFFSTTLAVGVMIAYGSYIHDDWDIVNSSFITVFSNASFDIISGITVFSTLGYLVQNMGVDYNSFGDGAGIAFIAFPIAISTITTSQFLQGIIGFFFFLCLFIAGLSSSISMLESFSTAALDKFKISREKLVGIVSIVGFIGSACFATYAGFNYILDIVDSYVGSYIIATSGLVETLLICYIYGVEKIRQDANEFSDFKVGKWFNFLLKYVTPVILGTTVITNLIKGLSKLNMPELVFGWGTILLMIISATIFYKKKWENSVDIEE, encoded by the coding sequence ATGGCTGAAACTAGAGAAGTATGGAAGAGTAGAAAAGGATTTATTTTTGCAGCTGTTGGGGCAGCAATAGGCTTGGGAAATTTGTGGAGATTTCCATTTCAAGCTTATAAAAACGGTGGAGGAGCGTTCTTTTTTCCCTATATAATAGCATTATTTACATGTGCGGTTCCATTAATGATATTAGAATACCAATATGGAAGAAAAATAAGAGGGGGCTCAACAAAAGCATTTAGACTTTTAGGAAAAAAGTATGAATGGGTTGGCTGGGTTCAAGTAATGGTACCAATAATAGTTATGATGTTTTACAGTACAATAATATCAATATCAATAATATTTATGTTTTGGTCTCTTGGACATGCATTTGGACTGATAAACTGGATGGCAGACCCTGGAAAATTGATGGGAATGATAGTAGGTGGTGGAAATGGGCCATTTGATTTTGCAGCAGGAATAAGTAAATATTTATTAGGGTTTGTTATATTAGTGTGGCTTGGAAATTGGATTATTGTTAAAAAAGGGATATCAGGTGGAATTGAAAAATGTTCTAATATATTTACACCACTTTTGATGATAATGATGGTAGCTTTTATGTTTAATTCAATTAGACTTGCAGGAGCGAAAGTAGGTTTGAATGCATTATTTACACCTGATTTCACTAAAATTTTAAACCCAAGTATATGGGTTGCAGCATATGCTCAAGTATTCTTCTCAACAACTTTAGCAGTTGGAGTCATGATAGCCTATGGCTCATATATACATGATGATTGGGATATAGTAAATAGTTCATTTATTACTGTATTTTCAAATGCTTCATTTGATATAATATCTGGAATAACTGTATTTTCAACTCTTGGATATTTGGTACAAAATATGGGAGTAGATTATAATTCTTTTGGCGATGGTGCAGGGATAGCATTTATAGCTTTTCCAATAGCAATTTCAACAATAACAACAAGTCAATTCTTACAGGGAATTATAGGTTTTTTCTTTTTCTTATGTTTATTTATAGCAGGACTTTCTTCAAGCATTTCAATGTTGGAGAGTTTTTCAACAGCAGCATTGGATAAATTTAAAATAAGTCGGGAAAAGTTAGTAGGAATTGTTTCAATTGTCGGTTTTATAGGAAGTGCATGTTTTGCAACATATGCAGGGTTTAATTATATATTAGACATAGTAGATTCATATGTTGGAAGTTATATAATAGCTACTTCTGGACTAGTAGAAACTTTGCTTATTTGTTATATTTATGGAGTAGAAAAGATAAGACAAGATGCAAATGAATTTTCTGATTTTAAAGTAGGAAAATGGTTTAATTTTTTATTGAAATATGTAACACCAGTAATTTTAGGAACTACAGTAATAACAAATCTTATAAAAGGATTGTCAAAGCTTAATATGCCAGAACTAGTATTTGGCTGGGGAACAATTTTATTGATGATAATATCAGCAACTATTTTCTATAAGAAAAAATGGGAAAATAGTGTAGATATAGAAGAGTAA
- a CDS encoding diaminopropionate ammonia-lyase — MELLKWVHNKKSRNAEYKKSELSGFSSEEMKEVYEFHKSLPDYQATPLVDLKTLASYYGVKKVWLKDESKRFGLNAFKVLGGSYAIGKYLSKKLNRDMKDLPFNVLISDEVKKQLGDVTFVTATDGNHGRGVAWMAARLRQKSVVYMPKGSAQMRFDAIAKEGADVSITDLNYDDAVRLANKGAQDHGWIMVQDTAWDGYEEIPLWIMQGYSTIINEVVEQLEAAKEEKPTHVFLQAGVGSFAGAVQGYLAHLYGDDRPVTVICEPHGANCIYKSMEANDGNPHNVTGDLTTIMAGLACGEPNTISWKILRDNADFSVSCDDQVAARGMRVLSSPLGTDTRVISGESGAVGLGLFTILSEKKDEYKELMKELKIDENSRILCISTEGDTDVEGFKNVVWNGAYPNK, encoded by the coding sequence TTGGAATTATTAAAATGGGTACATAATAAAAAAAGCAGAAATGCTGAATATAAAAAATCTGAACTTTCAGGTTTCAGCTCTGAGGAAATGAAAGAGGTTTATGAATTTCATAAAAGCCTTCCTGACTATCAGGCTACTCCTTTAGTTGATTTAAAAACTCTTGCTTCATACTATGGTGTTAAAAAAGTATGGCTGAAAGATGAATCTAAAAGATTTGGACTCAATGCTTTCAAAGTGCTTGGAGGTTCATATGCAATAGGGAAATATCTTAGTAAAAAACTTAATAGAGATATGAAAGATCTTCCTTTCAATGTGCTTATCTCTGATGAAGTAAAAAAACAGCTTGGTGATGTTACTTTTGTTACTGCTACTGATGGTAACCACGGTAGAGGCGTAGCATGGATGGCTGCAAGACTTAGACAAAAATCTGTTGTATATATGCCTAAAGGTTCTGCTCAAATGAGGTTTGATGCAATAGCTAAAGAAGGAGCAGATGTAAGTATAACTGATCTTAACTATGATGATGCTGTAAGACTTGCTAATAAAGGTGCCCAGGATCATGGATGGATAATGGTACAGGATACTGCATGGGACGGATATGAAGAAATTCCTCTATGGATCATGCAGGGATATTCAACAATAATAAATGAAGTAGTAGAGCAGCTGGAAGCAGCTAAAGAAGAAAAACCTACTCATGTATTTCTTCAGGCTGGGGTAGGGTCATTCGCAGGGGCAGTACAGGGATATTTAGCTCATCTTTATGGAGATGACAGACCAGTTACTGTTATTTGTGAGCCTCATGGAGCTAACTGCATATATAAATCTATGGAAGCTAATGATGGAAATCCTCATAATGTAACTGGAGATCTTACTACTATAATGGCTGGACTTGCTTGTGGAGAACCAAATACTATCAGCTGGAAAATATTAAGAGACAATGCAGACTTCTCTGTATCATGTGATGATCAGGTTGCAGCCAGAGGAATGAGAGTACTTTCTAGTCCTCTTGGAACAGATACAAGAGTTATCTCAGGAGAATCAGGAGCTGTAGGGCTGGGATTATTCACTATTCTTTCAGAAAAGAAAGATGAATACAAAGAACTTATGAAGGAACTTAAAATAGATGAAAATTCAAGAATTCTCTGCATCAGTACAGAGGGAGATACAGATGTAGAAGGATTCAAAAATGTAGTATGGAATGGAGCTTATCCAAATAAATAA
- a CDS encoding putative transporter, whose product MNKAQITALVIILLYMAATVAIGLIASRKKAEEKEKQSNDDFLMASKSLGPVVLAGTLFAANTGGASTTGIATNVFQYGLSSAWYVIAGGIGFVLVSFIAPYFRRAQANTVPEIISKRYGKASHIFTAITSISALFMATGAQIIATASIINVVTGFDFRTAAIVSTVVVIVYTMFGGFKSVTAANLMHVLFITIGMTIAMFVMVNSKEVGGFSALFQKAEAMRSVSGANMDMLSMTKIGATTIIGYIAMYFMTFPTGQEIVQTYCSAKDGKSAKLGSILAGLVSAAYAIVPAIIGLLAYVCIDGYALGGSQKNALAQATITFAPSVIAGIVLAAIVAATMSSASGNMIGTATMFTNDIFVPYINKGVKDNKKEIWISKVAMLIVGTVGLFIALEASNVISVMMGAFALRSAGPFAAFICGIFYKNVTRNAGFASIVAGTVVAAIWIYILNTPWGLNAMVPGGIVAFIVIFAVSAIERSMGVKPAPEIEFENI is encoded by the coding sequence ATGAATAAGGCACAGATCACAGCTTTAGTAATTATTTTACTTTACATGGCAGCAACTGTTGCTATTGGACTTATTGCTTCAAGAAAAAAAGCAGAAGAGAAAGAAAAACAAAGTAATGATGACTTTTTAATGGCAAGTAAATCTTTAGGTCCAGTAGTTCTTGCAGGAACATTATTTGCAGCTAATACAGGGGGAGCAAGTACAACTGGTATAGCAACTAACGTTTTTCAATATGGACTATCATCAGCATGGTATGTTATTGCAGGAGGGATAGGGTTCGTTCTTGTATCGTTTATAGCTCCTTATTTTAGAAGAGCACAGGCAAATACAGTACCTGAGATAATCAGTAAGAGATATGGAAAAGCATCTCATATTTTTACAGCGATTACATCTATCTCAGCGTTGTTTATGGCAACAGGAGCTCAAATTATAGCAACAGCTTCTATCATCAATGTTGTTACTGGATTTGACTTCAGAACAGCAGCAATTGTAAGTACAGTAGTAGTTATTGTATATACTATGTTTGGTGGATTCAAATCTGTAACTGCAGCAAATCTTATGCATGTTTTGTTTATTACAATTGGAATGACTATTGCAATGTTTGTAATGGTAAATAGTAAAGAAGTTGGCGGTTTTAGTGCATTATTTCAAAAAGCAGAAGCTATGAGAAGTGTAAGCGGAGCCAATATGGATATGCTTAGCATGACAAAAATTGGAGCTACAACTATTATAGGATATATAGCTATGTATTTTATGACTTTCCCTACAGGACAGGAGATAGTTCAAACTTACTGTTCAGCAAAAGATGGTAAATCAGCAAAATTAGGATCTATACTTGCTGGGCTTGTATCTGCAGCATATGCAATAGTTCCTGCTATAATTGGACTTTTAGCTTATGTGTGTATTGATGGTTATGCATTAGGCGGATCTCAAAAGAATGCCTTAGCACAAGCAACAATTACATTTGCACCATCTGTAATTGCAGGAATAGTTCTTGCAGCAATTGTTGCAGCTACAATGAGTAGTGCTTCAGGAAATATGATAGGTACAGCTACAATGTTTACAAATGATATTTTTGTTCCTTACATTAATAAAGGTGTTAAAGATAATAAAAAAGAAATATGGATTTCAAAAGTTGCTATGCTGATAGTTGGAACTGTTGGGCTTTTCATAGCATTAGAAGCAAGTAATGTAATCAGTGTTATGATGGGAGCTTTCGCACTTAGAAGTGCAGGACCTTTCGCAGCATTCATCTGTGGTATTTTTTATAAGAATGTAACAAGAAATGCAGGGTTTGCTTCAATCGTTGCAGGTACAGTTGTAGCAGCTATATGGATTTATATTTTAAATACTCCTTGGGGACTAAATGCAATGGTTCCTGGTGGAATTGTAGCATTTATAGTGATCTTTGCTGTTTCAGCAATAGAAAGAAGTATGGGTGTAAAACCAGCTCCAGAAATTGAATTTGAAAATATTTAG
- the rfaE gene encoding ADP-heptose synthase RfaE: MEKKNNFDLKKILDNFKNIKIGVVGDLMLDDYIYGSVDRISPEAPVPVVNVLEEKFVLGGAANVVNNLAFLGAQTICFGVIGNDSNGDRLMGAFADKHIDVSGLIRSKDRTTIVKRRVIGGNQQLLRIDWEDITPISTFLEYALLKNIESKIDELDAVILSDYDKGVLTPMVAKEIVRMCRERGKIVTVDPKPKNAVNYTGATSITPNRKEALECLGLKRSDDMEAVGKELKAKLQLDNLLLTRSEEGMSLFLDNDEVITIPTFAKEVYDVTGAGDTVISVFTLAGASGVSWHEAAKIANTAAGVVVGKMGTSTVTKDEVLEFYNRIYERWE; the protein is encoded by the coding sequence ATGGAGAAAAAGAATAATTTTGACTTGAAAAAAATACTGGATAATTTTAAGAACATAAAAATAGGAGTAGTTGGAGATTTGATGTTGGATGACTATATCTATGGAAGTGTAGATAGAATATCTCCAGAAGCACCTGTGCCAGTAGTCAATGTATTAGAAGAAAAATTTGTGTTAGGAGGGGCAGCAAACGTTGTGAATAATTTAGCTTTTCTAGGTGCACAGACTATCTGTTTTGGTGTTATTGGAAATGATTCTAATGGGGATAGACTTATGGGAGCATTTGCAGATAAACATATAGATGTATCTGGACTCATAAGAAGTAAGGACAGAACCACTATTGTAAAAAGAAGAGTAATTGGAGGAAATCAGCAGTTATTAAGAATAGACTGGGAAGATATAACCCCAATATCTACATTTTTAGAATATGCTCTCCTTAAAAATATAGAATCAAAAATAGATGAATTAGATGCAGTAATACTTTCAGACTATGATAAAGGAGTGCTTACTCCAATGGTAGCAAAAGAGATAGTAAGAATGTGCAGAGAAAGAGGAAAAATAGTAACAGTAGATCCTAAACCTAAAAATGCAGTAAACTATACAGGAGCAACATCTATAACTCCTAATAGAAAAGAAGCTTTGGAATGTCTTGGCCTGAAAAGATCAGATGATATGGAAGCTGTTGGAAAAGAACTTAAAGCAAAACTTCAGCTTGATAATCTTCTTCTTACTAGAAGTGAAGAGGGAATGAGTCTTTTCTTAGACAATGATGAAGTTATAACTATACCAACTTTTGCAAAAGAGGTATATGATGTAACAGGAGCAGGGGATACAGTAATATCTGTATTCACATTGGCTGGAGCTTCTGGAGTTTCATGGCATGAGGCTGCAAAAATAGCCAATACAGCAGCTGGAGTAGTAGTTGGAAAGATGGGAACTTCTACTGTAACTAAAGATGAAGTACTTGAATTTTATAACAGAATTTATGAGAGATGGGAATAG